The Natronincola ferrireducens genome includes the window CAACAGGACCATTCAAGATTGGCGATATATGTTTAATACTTATGGAATAGAAGGGTTAAAAGCATCAAAAACATGGAATAGGTATTCGCAAGAATTAAAGGAAAGCGCTGTTAAAGACTATTTATCTGGAAAATATTCTTTAAGAGAAATA containing:
- a CDS encoding helix-turn-helix domain-containing protein, with product MCKRKSYSADEKYEILKSYDDGLMTRNEILSKFGVHNRTIQDWRYMFNTYGIEGLKASKTWNRYSQELKESAVKDYLSGKYSLREI